GGTTTGACCGTTATCCCGTTTCACCTGGTACCAGTTGTTCTTCCGTCCGGTGATCTCTACAGTTTCACCTTCCTCGAAGTAGTCCACGATATCCGTATTCGTTCCCGCGCCGGCCCGGAGCCGCACGTCGGTACCGGTGATCTTCCCATAAGATTTCTTGGTCTCTTTCTGGGACTTTTCTCCCTGGCCAGCTGCCTTGGCTTTGGACTGTTCCTCGGAATTGGGAGTATCCTGTTTTTTCTCTTCCTGGGTCACCGGCGGTTTGGATCCAGCCGTACTTTTTCCATCCTTCTGCTGGGCAAAGAAGATTCCCGCCCCAGTTGCCAACAAGAGCAGCAGGACCACACCAGCGATCCATTTTTTCTTTCCGCCGCCCTGGGACGGAACACGCTGGGGCTGGAAGGCGGCTGCTCCTTTCAATCCTGGCTGATTTCCGCTGTTTCCCGGCTGTCCGTTGCCGGCCTCGCCGGTTTTCGGCTGAGCCGAGGCCGCGGGTTTCCCCACTGGAGTGCCGCAGACCGGGCAGAATTTTTCCTCTTCACTGAGCTGATTCCCACAATGGGGACAAAACTTCGCCATTTAGATTTCTCCTATATTCTCAGTCCGCATCCTGGTCATTGATCTTGGTGGATTTGATCTGGACGCTGATCACAGTGGGGCTCTTCTGTTTCACGATGCCCACGCATTCCCCTTTCACATTGACGAAATCGCCCGTTTTCAGGCCGTTGACGATGCTGGCCCGTTTGGCCGGCACATCCACCAGCACCTGGTAGGTCTTGCCACCGTTGTTCTTGCTTTCCAGGGTGATGCTGTAATTCTGGGAATTGTTGAACTGTCCTTTCCATTTTACCTTCCCGGAAACCTGGACGGTCTTGTCCTTGTATTTTTTATCTCCGGAACTCTGGTCCCGGATGTAGTCATCCACTATTTCACTGGATTTGACCTGGATGGGTTTGCTGCTGCCCCCAAAGGCGAAGAACAGCCCCAGGGCCACCACGATGGCTCCGATGATGGCCAGGATTTTCTTTTTCTTCCCATTGCCTTCTGGCGGCACCGGCGGCATCTGGAAATTCTGGAAGCCTCCGTTTCCACCGCCGCTCTGGCCCTCATCCACCGGTTCTGCCACCACCACTTCAGCAGACGTTTCCGGGGCCTGCTGCGATTCAGCCGACGGTTGGGTGCCTCCAGGGGTCCCGTCTGCCGGTTTGGCTTCCTTCAGCCGGGTTCCGCATTCGGTGCAGAAGTCATTGTCCGCCGGGTTCACATGGCCGCATTTGGGACACTTCACCACCGGATCCTGTTTGGCGCCGCACTGGACGCAGAACAGAGCATCATCTTCCAGTTCGCAGCCGCACTGTTTGCATTTCTTAGACATAACCATTCCCCTTCCGTCCCTGGAAAGACATTCCCTCGATCTGCCTTTCCACTATTTTATTTATGTTTCATATTATACTCATAAATATGAAAATTGAAAAGAGGGGGGAGCACGTGCGACGGCCGCCACACGTGCAGCAGGCCCTTACAGATCCCAGATGAACGCAGCCAGCTGCTTCAGGCCCGGTTCCAGGCTGGTCATGTCCAGCTCTTCCTGGAGGGTGTGGGCTCCTTTCCCCTTGCTGATGCCAAAGGCAATGGCCGGGATCCCCCGGCTCAGGGGAATGTTGGCATCGGTGCTGCTGGCGCTGAATACCGTCTGCAGACCTTCCCGCTTCCGGATCCGGCAGATCCGGTCGTAGATTTCGTGGTGCTTCACCCCGTCGCTGCAGGGCCGCTTACCCAAAAGCAAGGTCTCCACCTGCACCTTGTCACTGGTATGGTCCTTCAGGATCCGATGGAACGCCGCGTCCAGCTTATCCAGTTCGGTGGCCGACACGGACCGCATGTCCACGGTGAATTCCACTTCCGCAGCAATGGAGTTCACCGTGGTCCCTCCCTGGATGGTCCCCACGTTATAGGTGGTGCGGGGATCCCTGGGCACTTTCAGGGCGTAGAAATCCCGGATGATGGCCGCAGCCTCGTTGATGGCGTTGGCATTGCCGAAAGCCGCATAGCTGTGGCCCCCGGCCGTGACCACATGGACTGCATACCGATGGGAGCCCACGGCCAGGTTCACGAACCGGTCATTGTTGCCATCCACGGCCATAAAATAGCTGAGTCTGTCGCCGAAGGCGTCCGTCAGGGCCTTGCTGCCCTTCAGGTTTCCCAGTCCCTCTTCGCCCACATTGAAAGCAAATACCGCCGGGGTTTTCTGCTTCAGGTCCCGCATCATCTGAAGGAGGAACAGCAGGGCCGCCACATCGCTGCTGTTATCTCCGCAGGAAGGAGCCCGCAGGGTGTTCCCCTCGATGTCCGGGGTAATGGCGTCGATGCCGGCAAACACCGTATCCATATGAGCCGTATAGAGGGGGAACTTTTCCACCCCGTCGATATGGTGGGGTACGATCACGTTCCCGGCCTCATCCTGATAGGCGCTGTCGAACCCCAGGCCGTATACCTGATCCAGGATCCAGGCTGCCTTTTTCTGTTCCGACCCGGTGGGAGAAACAATGGAAATCACATCATACAGGTACCGGAGATAGTCCGGCATGTGCTTTTCGATATAATCGTTGACGATTTGACGCATGATCTCGTTCATGGGCAGGGCCTCCTTTTTGGGTCCATTATACCATAAAAACCTCCGGACCTGGGTTCGGACGTCCCTACGCATAAGATGATACGTACGATATCACTGCGTAAGGGACTACCCGTCAGGGAAGTCCGTACCCAGATCGCCCGGAGGGCCGTCCTGATTCATTGCCTGCGCCAGCAGGCTCCCATCGGCTAGAGACCAGAGACAACAGGGAGCTGTGAAAAATTCACAGCTCCCTGTTCACGCCAGATTCTTCCGGAACAGCACCCCGGCCATCCACAGGGTCAGGATGGCCACGATGGTCATGGGGACCAGGTCCCAGAAGATCACCGTCATCCCCGCCCCTTCGAAATAGATCCGCCGGATGGCATCCAGAGCGAACCGCAGGGGATCGGCGTAGGTCAAAATCTGCAGGAACTGAGGCATATTCCGCACCGGGGTGGCCACCCCGGACAGCAGGCAGTTGGGGATCAGATACACATAGGCATACACCTGCACCTGCTGCATGGAACTGCACAGGGACGAAATGCTGAGCCCGATGCCCGTGGAACTAAGCAGGTAGATGAACAGCACCAGGTACAGGGTGGCTACAGAGCCTTCAAAGGGTACCCGGAACCAGAACAGATCCAGCAGCAGCAGGATGGTGCCCTGGAGCAGACCCACCAGTACCGGCGGGAACGCCTTGCCGATCAGCAGCACCAGCGGCGGCGCCGGAGTCACCAGAAGCTGCTCGAAAGTGCCCTCCTCCCGCTCCCGGGCTACGCTCATACCCGCCAGCATGATCACCTGGGCGAATACCATCATACCCAGAATGCCCGGTGCGAAGTACCACAGGGTCAGCTGGTTGGGGTTGAACCAGGTGCGGGCGTCCACAGAAAGGGGCGGCCGCTGGCCGGTGCGGGCCGCCATCCACTGCTGCACCACCCGGCCTGTATAAGCGCTGGCCAGGCTGGCCGTCATGGTGTTCCGGCCGTCAGTGATCACCTGCAGCGGCGCCCGTTCTCCCCTCTGCAGCTTCGTGGCGAAATCCGGCGGGATGGACAGCACCACCATGGCCTCCTCCCGGTCGATGGGGTCCTGGATCTGGCTGCTGTTCTGCAGCTCTGCCACCCGGGTGAAGAAGTGGGTGCCGTCCAGGGTGGCCAGCAGAGACGTGGACGCCTCGGAATGGCTCTGATCCAGCACCGCATAGGTCACATTCTCCACGTTGAACGTGGCCGTGTACCCGAACACGATGCCCAGTACCAGAACGGGGATCACCAGGATCTGCCGAAAGGCCTTGTCCTTCCAGATGGCCAGCAGTTCCTTGCGGCAGATGCAGCGCACCTGCTGACGGAATAGGCTCCAACCGGTCACTCACTCCACCTTCTTTCGGATGATTTTCAGGGCCAGGCCCAGGAACAGCGCCATGAACGCCACCATAGCTGCCGTCTGGGGCAGGATTACCGGCCACAGGTTGCCGGCCAGGAAAATGGTCTTCAACGACACCAGATAATGTTTGAACGGCAGAAATTCCGCGATCCACTGCACCCACCGGGGCGTGCTCCGCAGGTCGAACAGAAAGCCCGACAACATGATGCTGGGCAGGAAGCTGACCAGTAGCGCCACCTGGGTGGCCATGAACTGGGCCTTCGTCACCACGGAGATCACCAGGCCGATGCCCAGGGCCGTGAGCAGGTAGATAATCGACAAAAACAGCAGCAGGGCCAGGGACCCCACCAGAGGCACCTGGAACAGGAACCGGGACAGCACCAGACAGATGAATACCCCAAGCAGGGCGATGCAGAAATAGGGAATCACCTTGGCCACGATCACTTCGCCCTTTTTCACCGGCGTCACGAACAGGGATTCGAACGTGCCCCGTTCGTATTCCCGGGCCATGACCCCGGCGGTGAGCAGTACCCCGATCAGGGTCACCACCATGAGGATCAGGCCGGGGATGAAGTACCAGGTGCTTTCGTGGGCGTCGTTGAACCACAGCCTTGTCTCCAGGTCCACGGCCCCGATACCCCGGGCCGCCAGCTGTTTGGCCGACCACTGGGCCACCGCCGTTTCCACGTAGCTCTGGATGCTCATGGCCGTGGTGGTGTCCGTGCCGTACAGCAACAGCTGCAGGCGGCCGTCCCCCTGGTGGAGCTGCCGGCTGAAATCAGGAGGCACCCGCAATATGGCGTCGATTTTCCGCTGCTCCAGGGCCTTCACCGCCTGGGGCATGTTCGTCAGGTACGTTGGTTTGAAATAGTCCGAGCCGTCCACGAAATCCACCACCCGCTGGGCTTCCGGGGACGTATCCTCCAGCACCACCCCGATGGGGGCATGCTTCACGTCCAGGGTGATGCCATAGCCGATGACCAGGATCAGGATGATGGGCAGCAAAATACCCATGGCCAGGCTGGAGTTGTCCCGCAAGACTTCCCGGAACTCTTTCACCGTAAGCGCCCGGATCCGGCGCAGACCGTCTTTCATGATGCAGCCGCCTCCTTGTTCCGCCCCCGATGGACGATTTCGATGAATACGTCATCCATATTGGCATCGGGCATGCCCAGGTCCTGCCGGATCCGGGAGGGACTCCCCAGTACCAGGCATTTGCCCCGGTCCTGGATCATGATCCGGTCACAGTATTCCGCTTCTTCCATGAAGTGGGTGGTAATGATGATGGTCACGCCCTTCACTGCCAGGTCCGTGATCTGCCGCCAGAACAGCCGCCGGGCCAGCGGGTCGATACCGCTGGTGGGTTCGTCCAAAAACAGGATCTCCGGTTCCTGAAGCAGGGCGCAGGCCATGGACAGGCGCTGCTTGTAGCCCCCGGGCAGGTCCCCGGCGTTGTGTTTTTCCGTACCCAGCAGCTGGAATTCCTCCAACACATCGGAGATCCGCTGCTTCAGCTTCTGGGGCGGCAATCCGTAGATGCCCCCGTAGAACTGCAGGTTCTCCAGCACGCTGAGCTTGCTGTACAGGGAGAATTTCTGGGACACGTAGCCGATCTTGGCCCGGGCCTGGGTCCGGGCGGTGCGCAGGTTCTCCCCGGCCACGCTCAATACGCCGCTGGTGGCAGGCAAAAGGCCGCACAGCATCCGGAACGTGGTGGTCTTGCCGGCGCCGTTGGGCCCCAGCAGGCCGAACACTTCGCCCTTGTGCACCTGGAACGACGTATGGCTCACAGCCGTGAAATCCCCGAACTTCTTCACCAGGTCCTGCACGATGATGCTCACCGGGTTCTGCAGCGGGTCTTTCGGAGCCTTTGTCAAAGGCGCCAGGGGCAGTTGCTTCTCATTGGGGTCCGCCGCCTGGTGCAGCAGAATCATGAACCCGTCTTCCACCCGGGGCGGTACCGCTTTGGGCTGCAGGTTCCAGCGCTGCAGGGCCGGCAGCGGGTGCCCGGGATGGCTGGCGATGAATCGCACCGTCCCGCTCTGGGGCACGGCGTCGATGATTTCTTCCTTATCGTCCAGCAGCGCCCCCTGGAGCACCCGGTAGGGCAGCCCCGCCGGCGGGTCCACTTCGAAGCACTTGTCCGCCGCAATCTGGCTCAGCCCGTCCGGGGTGCCGTAGAACAGGATCTGCCCCTGGTTCAGCACATACACCTCGTCGCACATGGCCGCTTCGTTCATATACGCCGTGCACACGATGACGCTCAGGTTCTCCTCCTGCACCATCTGGTTGATGATGATCCACAGATCCTTCCGGG
This genomic interval from Acidaminococcus timonensis contains the following:
- a CDS encoding SH3 domain-containing protein, with amino-acid sequence MAKFCPHCGNQLSEEEKFCPVCGTPVGKPAASAQPKTGEAGNGQPGNSGNQPGLKGAAAFQPQRVPSQGGGKKKWIAGVVLLLLLATGAGIFFAQQKDGKSTAGSKPPVTQEEKKQDTPNSEEQSKAKAAGQGEKSQKETKKSYGKITGTDVRLRAGAGTNTDIVDYFEEGETVEITGRKNNWYQVKRDNGQTGYVSVQFCRRL
- a CDS encoding double zinc ribbon domain-containing protein — translated: MSKKCKQCGCELEDDALFCVQCGAKQDPVVKCPKCGHVNPADNDFCTECGTRLKEAKPADGTPGGTQPSAESQQAPETSAEVVVAEPVDEGQSGGGNGGFQNFQMPPVPPEGNGKKKKILAIIGAIVVALGLFFAFGGSSKPIQVKSSEIVDDYIRDQSSGDKKYKDKTVQVSGKVKWKGQFNNSQNYSITLESKNNGGKTYQVLVDVPAKRASIVNGLKTGDFVNVKGECVGIVKQKSPTVISVQIKSTKINDQDAD
- a CDS encoding M20/M25/M40 family metallo-hydrolase; amino-acid sequence: MNEIMRQIVNDYIEKHMPDYLRYLYDVISIVSPTGSEQKKAAWILDQVYGLGFDSAYQDEAGNVIVPHHIDGVEKFPLYTAHMDTVFAGIDAITPDIEGNTLRAPSCGDNSSDVAALLFLLQMMRDLKQKTPAVFAFNVGEEGLGNLKGSKALTDAFGDRLSYFMAVDGNNDRFVNLAVGSHRYAVHVVTAGGHSYAAFGNANAINEAAAIIRDFYALKVPRDPRTTYNVGTIQGGTTVNSIAAEVEFTVDMRSVSATELDKLDAAFHRILKDHTSDKVQVETLLLGKRPCSDGVKHHEIYDRICRIRKREGLQTVFSASSTDANIPLSRGIPAIAFGISKGKGAHTLQEELDMTSLEPGLKQLAAFIWDL
- a CDS encoding ABC transporter permease, whose protein sequence is MTGWSLFRQQVRCICRKELLAIWKDKAFRQILVIPVLVLGIVFGYTATFNVENVTYAVLDQSHSEASTSLLATLDGTHFFTRVAELQNSSQIQDPIDREEAMVVLSIPPDFATKLQRGERAPLQVITDGRNTMTASLASAYTGRVVQQWMAARTGQRPPLSVDARTWFNPNQLTLWYFAPGILGMMVFAQVIMLAGMSVAREREEGTFEQLLVTPAPPLVLLIGKAFPPVLVGLLQGTILLLLDLFWFRVPFEGSVATLYLVLFIYLLSSTGIGLSISSLCSSMQQVQVYAYVYLIPNCLLSGVATPVRNMPQFLQILTYADPLRFALDAIRRIYFEGAGMTVIFWDLVPMTIVAILTLWMAGVLFRKNLA
- a CDS encoding ABC transporter permease, whose protein sequence is MKDGLRRIRALTVKEFREVLRDNSSLAMGILLPIILILVIGYGITLDVKHAPIGVVLEDTSPEAQRVVDFVDGSDYFKPTYLTNMPQAVKALEQRKIDAILRVPPDFSRQLHQGDGRLQLLLYGTDTTTAMSIQSYVETAVAQWSAKQLAARGIGAVDLETRLWFNDAHESTWYFIPGLILMVVTLIGVLLTAGVMAREYERGTFESLFVTPVKKGEVIVAKVIPYFCIALLGVFICLVLSRFLFQVPLVGSLALLLFLSIIYLLTALGIGLVISVVTKAQFMATQVALLVSFLPSIMLSGFLFDLRSTPRWVQWIAEFLPFKHYLVSLKTIFLAGNLWPVILPQTAAMVAFMALFLGLALKIIRKKVE
- a CDS encoding ATP-binding cassette domain-containing protein, producing MTEWVVQAKGLDKLFNDKQGTAHALKGIDFLAKKGKMTALIGPDGAGKTTTMRLICGLMDPTGGSLQVLGLDSVKDANEIQSRISYMPQKFGLYEDLTIQENMDLYADLHGVPADVRKTRFAKLLDMTGLAPFTDRLAGKLSGGMKQKLGLACTLVRSPDLLLLDEPTVGVDPLSRKDLWIIINQMVQEENLSVIVCTAYMNEAAMCDEVYVLNQGQILFYGTPDGLSQIAADKCFEVDPPAGLPYRVLQGALLDDKEEIIDAVPQSGTVRFIASHPGHPLPALQRWNLQPKAVPPRVEDGFMILLHQAADPNEKQLPLAPLTKAPKDPLQNPVSIIVQDLVKKFGDFTAVSHTSFQVHKGEVFGLLGPNGAGKTTTFRMLCGLLPATSGVLSVAGENLRTARTQARAKIGYVSQKFSLYSKLSVLENLQFYGGIYGLPPQKLKQRISDVLEEFQLLGTEKHNAGDLPGGYKQRLSMACALLQEPEILFLDEPTSGIDPLARRLFWRQITDLAVKGVTIIITTHFMEEAEYCDRIMIQDRGKCLVLGSPSRIRQDLGMPDANMDDVFIEIVHRGRNKEAAAS